Proteins from a genomic interval of Halomonas alkaliantarctica:
- a CDS encoding YeeE/YedE family protein: protein MSTTAAAASPQSYRVPMIATAAIVLGALLIGVVFDANIGLLMIVGGLFGMVLYHAAFGFTSAWRVFITERRGRGLRAQMVMLAIAVVLFFPALGAGSLFGTEVRGFVAPIGISVLVGAFLFGVGMQLGGGCASGTLFTAGGGNARMLITLVFFIVGSVIGTAHFAWWQSLPAFQPVSLVNVAGVSGGISISLVLFAAIAAFTWVMEKRRHGQLEQAPMVDKHGYERWLTGPWPLIAGAVALALLNFATLALAGRPWGITSAFALWGAKSFELVGGDVSQWGYWQSPGNTAALEASVWSDITTVMNVGIMLGALAAASLAGRFAPNFRIPLKSILAAVIGGILLGYGARLAYGCNIGAYFSGIASGSLHGWVWLVAAFAGNMVGVKLRPFFFAGVEGRKPTAKTC, encoded by the coding sequence ATGTCTACAACGGCTGCTGCTGCGTCGCCGCAGAGCTACCGCGTGCCGATGATAGCCACAGCGGCGATTGTGCTGGGAGCATTGCTTATTGGGGTTGTCTTTGACGCCAACATTGGTCTGCTAATGATTGTCGGCGGGCTGTTTGGCATGGTGCTGTATCACGCCGCGTTTGGTTTTACCTCGGCTTGGCGCGTGTTTATTACTGAAAGGCGGGGACGTGGCTTGCGGGCACAAATGGTGATGCTGGCGATTGCCGTGGTGCTGTTTTTCCCGGCGCTGGGCGCAGGTAGCCTGTTTGGTACCGAGGTGCGCGGCTTCGTTGCTCCCATTGGTATCTCTGTGTTGGTAGGGGCGTTCCTGTTCGGGGTGGGCATGCAGTTGGGCGGCGGCTGTGCCTCTGGCACGCTTTTCACCGCGGGCGGTGGTAACGCACGCATGCTGATTACTCTGGTGTTCTTTATTGTCGGCTCGGTGATTGGCACCGCGCATTTTGCCTGGTGGCAGAGCTTACCGGCCTTTCAACCGGTATCGCTGGTTAACGTTGCCGGGGTTAGTGGTGGCATATCGATTAGTCTCGTGCTGTTTGCTGCAATTGCTGCTTTCACCTGGGTGATGGAGAAGCGCCGCCATGGTCAGTTAGAGCAGGCGCCCATGGTCGATAAGCATGGCTATGAGCGTTGGCTGACGGGGCCTTGGCCTTTGATTGCTGGTGCCGTCGCGCTAGCGCTGCTGAACTTTGCCACCTTGGCACTGGCAGGGCGCCCGTGGGGAATTACCTCTGCGTTTGCGCTGTGGGGGGCTAAAAGCTTTGAGCTGGTGGGCGGCGATGTCAGCCAGTGGGGTTATTGGCAGTCTCCTGGCAATACAGCGGCCCTTGAAGCCAGCGTTTGGAGTGATATCACTACCGTCATGAACGTGGGCATTATGCTCGGGGCACTGGCTGCCGCCAGCTTGGCGGGGCGCTTTGCGCCTAACTTTAGGATTCCGCTGAAGTCTATCTTGGCCGCGGTCATCGGTGGCATCTTGCTAGGTTATGGCGCTCGCTTAGCGTATGGCTGCAACATTGGCGCTTATTTCAGCGGTATTGCGTCTGGCAGCCTCCACGGTTGGGTATGGCTGGTAGCGGCGTTTGCGGGCAACATGGTCGGCGTTAAGCTACGGCCGTTTTTCTTCGCTGGCGTAGAGGGCCGCAAACCCACCGCTAAAACGTGCTAA